In a single window of the Callithrix jacchus isolate 240 chromosome 1, calJac240_pri, whole genome shotgun sequence genome:
- the C8G gene encoding complement component C8 gamma chain isoform X4: MLPPGTTILLTLLLAAGSLGQRPRRPPQPPSPISTIQPKANFDAQQFAGTWLLVAVGSACRFLREQNHRAEATTLHVAPQGTTMAVSTFQKLDGICWQVRQLYRDTRVPGRFLLPARSLPVSDSVLSGFEQRVREAHLTEDQIFFFPNYGFCEAADQFHVLEEVRR; the protein is encoded by the exons ATGCTGCCCCCTGGGACTACAATCCTCTTGACTTTGCTCCTGGCAGCAGGCTCGCTGGGCCAGAGGCCtcggaggcctccccagccaccaTCCCCCATCAGCACCATCCAGCCCAAGGCCAATTTTGATGCTCAGCAG TTTGCAGGCACCTGGCTCCTTGTGGCTGTGGGCTCTGCCTGCCGATTTCTTCGGGAGCAGAACCACCGGGCTGAGGCCACCACACTGCATGTGGCTCCCCAGGGCACAACCATGGCTGTCAGCACCTTCCAAAAGCT GGATGGAATCTGCTGGCAGGTGCGCCAGCTCTACAGAGACACAAGGGTCCCTGGCCGATTCCTGCTTCCAG CCCGCTCACTCCCTGTGAGCGACTCAGTTCTGAGTGGGTTTGAGCAGCGGGTCCGGGAGGCCCACCTGACTGAAGACCAGATCTTCTTCTTCCCCAACTATG GCTTCTGCGAGGCTGCAGACCAGTTCCACGTCCTGGAAG AAGTGAGGAGGTGA
- the FBXW5 gene encoding F-box/WD repeat-containing protein 5 — MDEGGTPLLPDSLVYQIFLSLGPADVLAAGLVCRQWLAVSRDEFLWREQFYRYYQVARDVPRHPAATSWLEEFQRLYDMVPCVEVQTLREHTDQVLHLSFSHSGYQFASCSKDCTVKIWSNDLTVSLLHSADMRPYNWSYTQFSQFNQDDSLLLASGVFLGPHNSSSGEIAVISLDSFALLSRVRNKPYDVFGCWLTETSLISGNLHRIGDITSCSVLWLNNAFQDVESENVNVVKRLFKIQNLNASTIRTVMVADCSRFDSPDLLLDAGDPGTSPCRVFDLGSNNEEEVASPAPAHAKEGLRHFLDSVLEGRAQPQLSDCVLETKVAELLAQGHTKPPEHSDTGTRSKYLIFTTGCLTYSPHQIGIKQILPHQMTTAGPVLGEGRGSDAFFDALDHVIDVHGHIIGMGLSPDNRYLYVNSRAWPSGAVVADPMQPPPIAEEIDLLVFDLKTMREVRRALRAHRAYTPNDECFFIFLDVSRDFVASGAEDRHGYIWDRHYNICLAKLRHDDVVNSVVFSPQEQELLLTASDDATIKAWRSPRTVRILQAPRPRPRPRAFFSWLASQRR, encoded by the exons ATGGACGAGGGCGGTACGCCCCTGCTCCCCGACAGCCTGGTCTACCAGATCTTCCTGAGCCTGGGCCCGGCCGACGTGCTGGCCGCGGGGCTGGTGTGCCGCCAGTGGCTCGCCGTGTCGCGGGATGAGTTCCTGTGGAGGGAGCAGTTCTACCGCTACTACCAGGTGGCCCGAGACGTGCCCCGACACCCAG CGGCCACGTCCTGGTTAGAGGAGTTCCAGCGGCTGTATGACATGGTGCCCTGTGTGGAGGTGCAGACGCTACGGGAGCACACGGATCAGGTCTTGCACCTCAGTTTCTCCCACTCGGGCTACCAGTTCGCGTCCTGCTCGAAGGACTGCACTGTGAAG ATTTGGAGCAACGACCTGACCGTCTCGCTGCTGCACAGCGCAGACATGCGGCCATACAACTGGAGCTACACGCAGTTCTCGCAGTTCAACCAGGACGACTCACTGCTGCTGGCCTCAGGGGTGTTCCTGGGGCCACACAACTCCTCCTCTGGCGAGATCGCGGTCATCAGCCTAG ACTCCTTTGCACTGCTGTCCCGCGTGCGGAATAAGCCCTACGACGTGTTTGGCTGCTGGCTGACCGAGACCAGCCTCATCTCAGGGAACCTGCACCGCATCGGAGACATCACCTCCTGCTCTGTCCTGTGGCTCAACAACGCCTTCCAG GACGTGGAGTCAGAGAACGTCAACGTGGTGAAGCGGCTGTTCAAGATCCAGAACCTCAACGCCAGCACCATCCGCACTGTGATGGTGGCCGACTGCAGCCGCTTCGACAGCCCTGACCTCCTGCTGGACGCTGGCGACCCAGGCACATCCCCCTGCCGTGTCTTTGACCTGGGCAGCAACAACGAGGAGGAGGTGgccagcccagcccctgcccacGCCAAGGAGGGCTTGCGGCACTTTCTGGACAGCGTGTTGGAGGGGCGGGCGCAGCCACAGCTGTCAGACTGCGTGCTGGAGACCAAGGTGGCCGAGCTGCTGGCCCAGGGCCACACCAAGCCCCCTGAGCACAGCGACACAGGCACCAGGAGCAAGTACCTCATCTTCACCACTGGCTGCCTCACCTACTCCCCACACCAGATTG GCATTAAGCAGATCCTGCCACACCAGATGACCACGGCGGGGCCCGTGCTGGGCGAGGGCCGGGGGTCGGACGCCTTCTTCGACGCGCTGGACCACGTCATAGACGTGCACGGCCACATCATTGGCATGGGCCTGTCACCCGACAACAG GTACCTGTATGTGAACAGCCGCGCCTGGCCCAGTGGTGCGGTGGTGGCTGACCCCATGCAGCCGCCGCCCATCGCGGAGGAGATTGACCTGCTGGTGTTCGACCTGAAGACCATGCGGGAGGTGAGGCGGGCGCTACGTGCGCACCGCGCCTACACACCCAACGACGAGTGCTTCTTCATCTTCCTGGATGTCAGCAGGGACTTTGTGGCCAG CGGGGCGGAGGACCGGCACGGCTACATCTGGGACCGCCACTACAACATCTGCCTGGCCAAGCTGCGGCACGATGATGTGGTCAACTCAGTGGTTTTCAGTCCCCAGGAGCAGGAGCTGCTGCTTACGGCCAGCGACGACGCCACCATCAAAGCCTGGCGCTCACCACGCACTGTGCGCATCCTCCAGGCGCCTCGCCCTCGCCCTCGGCCTCGCGCCTTCTTCTCCTGGCTTGCCAGCCAGAGACGCTGA
- the C8G gene encoding complement component C8 gamma chain isoform X3 → MLPPGTTILLTLLLAAGSLGQRPRRPPQPPSPISTIQPKANFDAQQFAGTWLLVAVGSACRFLREQNHRAEATTLHVAPQGTTMAVSTFQKLDGICWQVRQLYRDTRVPGRFLLPARSLPVSDSVLSGFEQRVREAHLTEDQIFFFPNYGFCEAADQFHVLEASGQEAWY, encoded by the exons ATGCTGCCCCCTGGGACTACAATCCTCTTGACTTTGCTCCTGGCAGCAGGCTCGCTGGGCCAGAGGCCtcggaggcctccccagccaccaTCCCCCATCAGCACCATCCAGCCCAAGGCCAATTTTGATGCTCAGCAG TTTGCAGGCACCTGGCTCCTTGTGGCTGTGGGCTCTGCCTGCCGATTTCTTCGGGAGCAGAACCACCGGGCTGAGGCCACCACACTGCATGTGGCTCCCCAGGGCACAACCATGGCTGTCAGCACCTTCCAAAAGCT GGATGGAATCTGCTGGCAGGTGCGCCAGCTCTACAGAGACACAAGGGTCCCTGGCCGATTCCTGCTTCCAG CCCGCTCACTCCCTGTGAGCGACTCAGTTCTGAGTGGGTTTGAGCAGCGGGTCCGGGAGGCCCACCTGACTGAAGACCAGATCTTCTTCTTCCCCAACTATG GCTTCTGCGAGGCTGCAGACCAGTTCCACGTCCTGGAAG CCTCAGGTCAAGAAGCATGGTACTGA
- the C8G gene encoding complement component C8 gamma chain isoform X1 yields MLPPGTTILLTLLLAAGSLGQRPRRPPQPPSPISTIQPKANFDAQQFAGTWLLVAVGSACRFLREQNHRAEATTLHVAPQGTTMAVSTFQKLDGICWQVRQLYRDTRVPGRFLLPARGARGAVHVVVAETDYQSFAVLYLERAGQLSVKLYARSLPVSDSVLSGFEQRVREAHLTEDQIFFFPNYGFCEAADQFHVLEASGQEAWY; encoded by the exons ATGCTGCCCCCTGGGACTACAATCCTCTTGACTTTGCTCCTGGCAGCAGGCTCGCTGGGCCAGAGGCCtcggaggcctccccagccaccaTCCCCCATCAGCACCATCCAGCCCAAGGCCAATTTTGATGCTCAGCAG TTTGCAGGCACCTGGCTCCTTGTGGCTGTGGGCTCTGCCTGCCGATTTCTTCGGGAGCAGAACCACCGGGCTGAGGCCACCACACTGCATGTGGCTCCCCAGGGCACAACCATGGCTGTCAGCACCTTCCAAAAGCT GGATGGAATCTGCTGGCAGGTGCGCCAGCTCTACAGAGACACAAGGGTCCCTGGCCGATTCCTGCTTCCAG CCCGAGGCGCCCGAGGGGCCGTGCACGTGGTTGTCGCTGAGACTGACTACCAGAGTTTCGCTGTTCTCTACCTGGAGCGGGCAGGGCAGCTGTCGGTGAAGCTCTATG CCCGCTCACTCCCTGTGAGCGACTCAGTTCTGAGTGGGTTTGAGCAGCGGGTCCGGGAGGCCCACCTGACTGAAGACCAGATCTTCTTCTTCCCCAACTATG GCTTCTGCGAGGCTGCAGACCAGTTCCACGTCCTGGAAG CCTCAGGTCAAGAAGCATGGTACTGA
- the C8G gene encoding complement component C8 gamma chain isoform X2 — protein MLPPGTTILLTLLLAAGSLGQRPRRPPQPPSPISTIQPKANFDAQQFAGTWLLVAVGSACRFLREQNHRAEATTLHVAPQGTTMAVSTFQKLDGICWQVRQLYRDTRVPGRFLLPARGARGAVHVVVAETDYQSFAVLYLERAGQLSVKLYARSLPVSDSVLSGFEQRVREAHLTEDQIFFFPNYGFCEAADQFHVLEEVRR, from the exons ATGCTGCCCCCTGGGACTACAATCCTCTTGACTTTGCTCCTGGCAGCAGGCTCGCTGGGCCAGAGGCCtcggaggcctccccagccaccaTCCCCCATCAGCACCATCCAGCCCAAGGCCAATTTTGATGCTCAGCAG TTTGCAGGCACCTGGCTCCTTGTGGCTGTGGGCTCTGCCTGCCGATTTCTTCGGGAGCAGAACCACCGGGCTGAGGCCACCACACTGCATGTGGCTCCCCAGGGCACAACCATGGCTGTCAGCACCTTCCAAAAGCT GGATGGAATCTGCTGGCAGGTGCGCCAGCTCTACAGAGACACAAGGGTCCCTGGCCGATTCCTGCTTCCAG CCCGAGGCGCCCGAGGGGCCGTGCACGTGGTTGTCGCTGAGACTGACTACCAGAGTTTCGCTGTTCTCTACCTGGAGCGGGCAGGGCAGCTGTCGGTGAAGCTCTATG CCCGCTCACTCCCTGTGAGCGACTCAGTTCTGAGTGGGTTTGAGCAGCGGGTCCGGGAGGCCCACCTGACTGAAGACCAGATCTTCTTCTTCCCCAACTATG GCTTCTGCGAGGCTGCAGACCAGTTCCACGTCCTGGAAG AAGTGAGGAGGTGA